In Terriglobus aquaticus, the genomic window GCTCCCTTGCGCTCGCGCTCCTCCCACCACTCACGAAACGTCTGCTGCGGCATGGCGCGCAGATCGCGCACGTTCGTCCAACCGCCCAGCATGCCCGGCAGCCAACTCACCCACTTCTGCCCCTGCCCGTCGCGCCGCTCCAGCGGGGTCTCACCCATGCGCCCCAGCCGCTGCGCCGCGCGGAACCGGCCTTCGCTGCGAAAGATGGCGCCCGCCGCCTTCATTGCCATCGCTTCAGGATTCGTGATGGTCTTCAGCCCGCCCGTGTTCTCCTCGACCACACGCCCGCGCAGGTGTACCAGCACCTCCGGGATGTTGATCTTCACCGGGCATACTTCGTAGCACGCGCCGCACAGGGAACTCGCATACGGCAGCGACTGCGCATAGTGCATGCCCAGCAGTTGCGGCGTCAGGATCGCGCCGATCGGCCCGGCATACACGCTGCCATACGCATGGCCGCCCGTCTCGCGATACACCGGGCACGCGTTCTGACACGCGCCACAGCGGATGCAGTGCAGCGTCTGCCGCGCCTCCGCATCAGCCAAAACTTCCGTCCGGCCGTTGTCGATCAGCACTACATGAAAGTGCTCCGGCCCATCACCGGCGGCATACCCCTTGCCCACGCCGGTCCACACGCTGTTGTACGGGTTCATGCGTTCGCCCGTCGCACTGCGCGGCAAGGTCTGCAGCAGCACCTCCAGGTCCTGAAAGCGCGGCACAACCTTGTCGATGCCAGCCAGCGTGATGAGCGTCTTCGGCAGCGTCAGGCACATGCGCCCGTTGCCTTCGCTCTCCACCACGCACACGCCGCCCGTCTCGGCGATCAGAAAGTTGGCGCCACTGATCGCCGTCTCCACGCGCAGAAACTTCTCACGCAGGAATCGCCGCGCCGCATCGGCCAGATCCTGCGGCGACTCGCCCAGGTGCTCCAGCTTCATCTCGCGCAGAAAGATTTCGCGAATCTGCTGACGATTTTTATGCAGCGCCGGCACCACGATGTGCGACGGCTGGTCCTGCCCAAGCTGAATGATCAGCTCCGCTAGATCGGTCTCATACGGGTGAATGCCGACCGACTCCAGCGCGCGATTCAACTGGATCTCTTCCGTCGTCATCGACTTGATCTTGATGACCTCTCCCTGCAGCGCGACCCCGTCCGCTGCTTCGCCAGCACCCGGATGCGTCCCCTGCGGTTCACCCGCCGGTCGCCCTGCAATCGAAGGTGCAGTCCGTCCGCGCGCGATGGCCTCCTGTGCCAGCCGCACCACGATCGCGCGCGCCTCGGCGGCATCGCGTGCCCAGTGCACATGCCCACCCGCAGCGGTGCAGTTCCGCTCAAACTGCTCCAGGTAAAACGGCAGATTGCGGATGGTGTGTTCGCGCACGGCACTACCCGCATCGCGCAGCGCCTGCCAGTCCGGCATCTCGCCCACAACGCGCGCGCGCTTCGCCTGGATCACGTCCGTCGCGTGCCGCACATTCTTGCGCAACTGCGTGTTGCCCACCATCGCGGTCGCCGCAATGGGGAACGGCGGCGCGGTCTTTGGATTTAGCGCGGTGCCGCCACTCATGCTTCGTCTCCGGCCAGGATCTCTGCGATATGCACGGTTTGCACGCCGGTGCGCTGCCGGTGCAGCGCGCCGCCAATGTGCATCAGACAACTGTTGTCGCACGCGGTCACGCACTCCGCGCGCGTGTTCAACACGGCGGTCGTCTTCTCCGCTAGCATCGCGCTCGACACCTCGGCGTTCTTCACGGCGAAAGTGCCGCCAAACCCGCAGCACTGCTCCACCTTGTCCAGCTTCACCAGGTCGATGCCGCGCACGTTCGCCAGCAGTGTCTCCGGCCCATCCCCCAGCGCCAGCCCGCGCAGACCGTGGCAACTGGCGTGGTACGTCACGCGATGCGGATAGTACGCACCCACGTCCTTCAGGCCCAGCTTCTTCGTCAGGAACTCGCTGAACTCCCACACTCGCGGCAGCAGGGAAGCGACCTCGTCCACGATGCCCGGATGTTCTTTCTCAAGCCGCTGCGCCATACCCGGGTAGTGCTCGCGCATCATCGTCACACAGCTCGAGCTGGGCACCACCACCGCCTCGGCATGCCGAAACTGCGCGACAAAGCGCGGCAGTAGCGGCAACGCTTCGGCTTGGTAGCCAGTGTTGTAGTGCATCTGGCCGCAGCAGGTCTGGCCGGCGGGGAACTCCACGGTGTGGCCCAGCCGTTCCAGCACGGCGACCACAGCGCGGCCGGCCTCCGGGAACAGCGTGTCGTTATAGCAGGTAATGAACAGCGCAACCTTCACGACCACGCCTCCAGCGGGACAGAGTTCCAGACGAGCGAAGTTCCGGATGAACGAAAGTTCCAATAGAGAGTATATTTCCCAAACGCAATTCGCTTCCGGTACAGTGGTTGCGCCTGCTGTAACGGTAGACCGCACCCCTCCACTGAGGCAAAAACGCTTGGGCACAAATCCGTTTCTTGGGATCCTCTATCACTGGATTGGCGGCTTCGCCTCGGCCACCAACTTCATCCCGTTCCGCGGCATCAAGCGCTGGTCGTGGGAGATCTATTGGATCGTCCAGGGCTTTGCCGCCTGGATCGTCGCTCCGCTCATCATGGCGTCGCTGCTGGTGCCGAATCTCTGGCACGTCCTCGCCACCTCGCCGCGCTCGGCAGTCGGCTACGCCATCCTCATGGGCGCGCTGTGGGGCGTTGGCGGCCTCACCTTCGGCCTCGCCGTCCGTTACCTCGGCATCGCCTTGGGTTACGCCATCGCTCTCGGCCTCTGCACCGCGTTCGGCACGCTCATCCCGCCCATCTACACGGGCGAGATTCACGCAATTATGCACGCCCGCTCCGGACAGGTAGTGCTGCTTG contains:
- a CDS encoding lactate utilization protein B, which encodes MSGGTALNPKTAPPFPIAATAMVGNTQLRKNVRHATDVIQAKRARVVGEMPDWQALRDAGSAVREHTIRNLPFYLEQFERNCTAAGGHVHWARDAAEARAIVVRLAQEAIARGRTAPSIAGRPAGEPQGTHPGAGEAADGVALQGEVIKIKSMTTEEIQLNRALESVGIHPYETDLAELIIQLGQDQPSHIVVPALHKNRQQIREIFLREMKLEHLGESPQDLADAARRFLREKFLRVETAISGANFLIAETGGVCVVESEGNGRMCLTLPKTLITLAGIDKVVPRFQDLEVLLQTLPRSATGERMNPYNSVWTGVGKGYAAGDGPEHFHVVLIDNGRTEVLADAEARQTLHCIRCGACQNACPVYRETGGHAYGSVYAGPIGAILTPQLLGMHYAQSLPYASSLCGACYEVCPVKINIPEVLVHLRGRVVEENTGGLKTITNPEAMAMKAAGAIFRSEGRFRAAQRLGRMGETPLERRDGQGQKWVSWLPGMLGGWTNVRDLRAMPQQTFREWWEERERKGAPAGEAG
- a CDS encoding (Fe-S)-binding protein → MKVALFITCYNDTLFPEAGRAVVAVLERLGHTVEFPAGQTCCGQMHYNTGYQAEALPLLPRFVAQFRHAEAVVVPSSSCVTMMREHYPGMAQRLEKEHPGIVDEVASLLPRVWEFSEFLTKKLGLKDVGAYYPHRVTYHASCHGLRGLALGDGPETLLANVRGIDLVKLDKVEQCCGFGGTFAVKNAEVSSAMLAEKTTAVLNTRAECVTACDNSCLMHIGGALHRQRTGVQTVHIAEILAGDEA